Proteins encoded within one genomic window of Fragaria vesca subsp. vesca linkage group LG1, FraVesHawaii_1.0, whole genome shotgun sequence:
- the LOC101308998 gene encoding 1-phosphatidylinositol 3-phosphate 5-kinase-like: MGTPDNKFTELVDIFKSWMPRRTEPTNVSRDFWMPDQSCRVCYDCDSQFTVFNRRHHCRLCGRVFCARCTANSIPAPSDEPRIGREDGEKIRVCNFCFKQWEQGIAAVNNGPPESSPGLSPSPSTASLVSTKSSCTFHSSSSTVGSTPYSTGPYQRVPYSSGLSPKQSCQDDSVTGQQDNITSQRSISPDAAMAESCPDQFGFCMDRSDDEDDDYGVYHSDSESRHFSHANDYYGAINNEEFDSVYEPQKVHSDGENTDAKSLNSFSPEKFDTQGVVGTKLEEESDHHDNGDECKTSPYDMETTNAEPVDFENNGLLWLPPEPEDEEDEREADLFDDDDDDEGGGGGRGGGATGEWGYLHSSNSVGGGECRTREKSIEEHRKAMKNVVEGHFRALVSQLLQVENLPLIDENYKETWLDIITSLSWEAATLLKPDTSKGGGMDPGGYVKVKCIACGNRSESMVVKGVVCKKNVAHRRMTSKIEKPRFLILGGALEYQRVSNHLSSFDTLLQQEMDHLKMAVAKIDAHHPNVLLVEKSVSRYAQEYLLAKDISLVLNIKRPLLERISRCTGAQIVPSIDHLTSPKLGYCDMFHVEKFLEVHGSAGQGGKKLTKTLMFFEGCPKPLGVTILLKGANGDELKKVKHVVQYGVFAAYHLALETSFLADEGASLSELPLKSVITVLPDKPSSIDRSISIIPGFSVPAAGKPQSSDPRSELQNSNKGFISDSGSFTTVASILKIEGSNPVPLSNATCSQPSSVKHTSNPIEYISPFTSLSPPGQGTIDFYHKELSSVCASEDIQDVSSKESCLVKTSNGGEALRDNLISNSFSTSEAFGHGGGNGNADGVALAANLRETPELPSIKYLTDNQNEEVGSSKEEFPPSPSDHQSILVSLSTRCVWKGTVCERAHLFRIKYYGSFDKPLGRFLRDHLFDQGYLCRSCGMPSEAHIHCYTHRQGSLTISVKKLPETFLPGEKEGKIWMWHRCLRCPRTSGFPPATRRVVMSDAAWGLSFGKFLELSFSNHAAANRVASCGHSLHRDCLRFYGFGRMVACFRYASIHIHSVCLPPPKLEFYYDNQEWLQKEAHEVGNRAELLFNDLCNALHQILEKIPAAETQDGGKKVPESTHQIVELEGMLQKEREDFEESLQKVIKGEVKSGQPAIDILEINKLRRQLLFHSYVWDQRLIHAASLGNHNLQEGLTSSITKLKEKPIGTEKPVKITGKGFSSSTSLPEIKSGINLIQGGDAGYFSQKGGVQNRTEMGLDTDHGNETSANVSDKSDPLESGKIVQTGLSEDNECSAVESLSDTLDAAWTGTTPRENGYSLPHSTMVKSSNVVKSVASVAENGTVDQGGVQTTRSVSSASPAVTSSFSKSVSFNTQKLCIGDQSPVYVTRFRELERQTGARLLLPIGVNDTVIPVFDDEPTSVIAYTLVSPNYHLQIAEPERSKEALDSAISLPFFDSANLLSLNSFDEAVSENYRGLGSSDDIISMSHSRSSDSLMSKDTHARVSFTDEGPLGKVKYTVTCYYASQFEALRKACCPSELDFVRSLSRCKKWGAQGGKSNVFFAKTLDDRFIIKQVTKTELESFIKFAPAYFKYLSDSISTRSPTCLAKILGIYQVSTKLGKAGKETKMDVLVMENLLFRRNVSRLYDLKGSSRSRYNADTSGSNKVLLDQNLIEAMPTSPIFVGNRAKRLLERAVWNDTAFLASVDVMDYSLLVGVDEEKHELALGIIDFMRQYTWDKHLETWVKASGILGGPKNTSPTVISPQQYKKRFRKAMATYFLMLPDQWTPQIIVQSGSQSEHFEENSQAQSEVF; the protein is encoded by the exons ATGGGCACCCCTGACAACAAATTTACCGAGCTAGTTGACATTTTCAAGTCTTGGATGCCAAGGAGAACCGAGCCAACCAATGTGTCCCGGGACTTTTGGATGCCCGATCAGAGCTGTAGGGTATGCTATGATTGTGATTCCCAGTTCACAGTATTTAATCGGAGGCATCATTGCCGCCTATGTGGCCGAGTGTTCTGTGCTAGGTGTACAGCAAACTCTATTCCTGCCCCGTCTGATGAGCCAAGAATTGGTAGGGAAGATGGGGAGAAGATTAGGGTCTGTAATTTTTGCTTCAAGCAATGGGAGCAAGGGATAGCAGCAGTTAATAATGGGCCCCCTGAATCTAGCCCTGGCCTCAGTCCATCGCCATCTACAGCAAGCTTGGTCAGCACCAAGTCAAGCTGCACCTTCCATAGTAGCAGCAGCACTGTTGGTTCTACCCCTTATTCGACTGGACCTTACCAGCGCGTGCCCTATAGTTCTGGTCTTAGCCCCAAACAATCTTGCCAAGATGATTCAGTTACTGGCCAGCAAGACAATATAACGTCTCAGAGGAGCATTAGTCCTGATGCTGCAATGGCAGAATCGTGTCCTGACCAGTTTGGCTTTTGCATGGACAG GAGTGATGATGAGGATGATGACTATGGTGTTTATCATTCAGATTCAGAATCAAGACATTTCTCCCATGCCAATGACTATTATGGTGCAATCAATAACGAGGAGTTTGATAGTGTGTATGAACCACAAAAAGTGCATTCTGATGGAGAAAACACAGATGCAAAAAGTTTGAACTCCTTTTCACCTGAGAAGTTTGATACACAGGGTGTAGTGGGAACAAAACTTGAGGAAGAATCAGATCATCATGATAATGGTGATGAATGTAAAACTTCTCCATATGACATGGAGACTACAAATGCAGAACCGGTGGATTTTGAGAATAATGGGCTACTATGGCTCCCGCCAGAACCCGAGGATGAAGAAGATGAGAGAGAAGCCGACTTATTTGATGATGATGATGACGATGAGGGTGGTGGGGGTGGTCGGGGTGGTGGTGCTACAGGGGAGTGGGGATATCTTCATTCTTCAAACAGTGTTGGTGGTGGGGAGTGTCGTACTAGGGAGAAGTCAATTGAGGAGCACAGGAAGGCGATGAAGAATGTGGTGGAAGGTCATTTTAGAGCTCTGGTGTCTCAGCTTTTGCAGGTGGAGAACCTGCCTTTGATTGATGAAAATTACAAAGAGACCTGGTTGGACATAATTACGTCTTTGTCATGGGAAGCTGCCACACTTCTTAAACCAGATACAAGCAAAGGGGGAGGAATGGATCCTGGGGGATATGTGAAGGTTAAATGCATAGCTTGTGGCAATCGGAGCGAGAG CATGGTGGTTAAAGGAGTTGTTTGCAAGAAAAATGTGGCTCATCGGCGTATGACTTCAAAGATAGAGAAACCACGTTTCTTGATCCTTGGAGGAGCTTTGGAATATCAGCGTGTATCAAACCACTTGTCCAGCTTTGATACTTTGTTGCAGCAG GAAATGGACCATCTGAAGATGGCAGTTGCTAAGATTGACGCACATCACCCTAATGTTCTATTGGTGGAGAAGTCTGTATCCCGGTATGCTCAAGAGTATCTTCTTGCGAAAGACATATCGCTTGTTCTGAATATTAAGAGACCACTTTTGGAGCGAATCTCACGTTGCACTGGGGCACAAATAGTCCCTTCAATAGATCATCTTACATCACCAAAACTGGGGTATTGTGACATGTTCCATGTGGAGAAATTTCTTGAAGTGCATGGCAGTGCTGGGCAAGGTGGGAAGAAATTGACAAAGACTCTGATGTTCTTTGAAGGTTGCCCAAAGCCATTGGGTGTTACT ATATTGCTGAAGGGTGCTAATGGGGATGAATTAAAGAAGGTGAAACATGTTGTACAGTATGGAGTTTTCGCAGCTTATCACTTGGCTTTGGAGACCTCTTTTTTAGCTGATGAAGGTGCTTCCCTTTCGGAACTTCCTCTGAAGTCGGTGATAACTGTATTGCCTGATAAACCCTCAAGTATCGACAGGTCCATTTCTATCATACCTGGTTTTAGTGTACCAGCAGCTGGCAAGCCACAGAGTTCCGATCCTAGAAGTGAACTGCAGAACTCAAATAAAGGCTTCATTTCAGATAGTGGCTCATTTACTACAGTTGCCTCCATTTTAAAGATCGAAGGCTCCAATCCGGTCCCCTTATCTAATGCTACATGTTCTCAGCCTTCTTCTGTAAAACATACCTCGAATCCTATAGAATATATCTCTCCCTTCACTTCCTTGTCTCCCCCAGGACAGGGTACGATAGACTTCTACCATAAAGAGCTTTCTTCAGTTTGTGCCTCTGAGGACATTCAGGATGTAAGTTCTAAAGAATCTTGTCTGGTCAAAACATCTAACGGAGGCGAGGCATTACGGGATAATTTGATCTCTAATTCTTTTAGCACCTCAGAGGCATTTGGACATGGTGGTGGAAACGGCAATGCTGATGGTGTTGCTTTAGCTGCAAATCTTAGAGAGACACCAGAGCTTCCATCCATAAAATATCTTACTGATAATCAGAATGAGGAGGTGGGATCTTCAAAGGAAGAGTTTCCCCCCTCACCATCAGACCACCAAAGCATTTTGGTTTCCCTATCAACACGTTGTGTGTGGAAGGGAACTGTATGTGAACGGGCCCATCTATTTCGAATCAAATACTATGGAAGCTTTGATAAGCCTCTTGGGAGGTTTTTACGAGACCATCTGTTTGATCAG GGTTACCTCTGTCGTTCATGTGGGATGCCCTCAGAAGCGCATATTCATTGTTATACTCATAGACAAGGGAGCCTTACAATATCTGTTAAGAAGCTCCCAGAGACCTTCCTACCAGGGGAAAAGGAAGGCAAAATATGGATGTGGCATAGGTGCTTGAGGTGTCCTCGGACCAGTGGCTTCCCTCCAGCCACTCGTAGAGTAGTAATGTCTGATGCTGCTTGGGGTTTATCTTTTGGGAAATTCTTGGAATTGAGCTTTTCAAATCATGCAGCTGCAAACAGAGTTGCAAGCTGTGGTCATTCCCTGCACAGAGATTGTCTTCGGTTTTATGG CTTTGGGAGAATGGTTGCTTGCTTCCGCTATGCCTCAATTCATATTCACTCTGTTTGTCTTCCTCCACCAAAACTGGAATTTTACTACGATAATCAGGAATGGCTTCAAAAAGAAGCTCATGAG GTGGGCAACCGGGCGGAGCTTCTATTCAATGACTTATGTAATGCTCTTCATCAGATTTTAGAAAAAATACCAGCTGCAGAGACACAGGATGGTGGCAAGAAAGTACCTGAATCAACTCATCAAATTGTAGAACTTGAAGGGATGCTTCAAAAGGAAAGGGAAGACTTTGAG GAATCATTACAAAAAGTGATAAAGGGGGAGGTGAAATCTGGCCAGCCTGCAATTGATATTCTTGAGATCAATAAATTACGGAGGCAGTTACTCTTCCACTCTTATGTTTGGGACCAGCGCCTTATTCATGCAGCCAGTCTAGGCAATCATAATCTTCAGGAAGGTTTAACCAGTTCCATTACCAAACTGAAGGAGAAACCTATTGGCACGGAGAAACCTGTCAAGATAACAGGAAAAGGTTTCAGTAGTAGTACATCTCTTCCGGAAATCAAGTCTGGTATAAATCTTATCCAAGGAGGGGATGCTGGCTACTTTAGCCAGAAGGGAGGGGTTCAGAACAGAACTGAAATGGGTCTGGACACAGATCATGGGAACGAGACCTCTGCAAATGTCTCTGATAAATCTGATCCTTTGGAGTCTGGAAAAATTGTACAAACAGGGCTCTCGGAAGATAATGAATGTTCAGCTGTGGAAAGTTTATCTGACACCCTTGATGCGGCTTGGACTGGTACAACACCTAGAGAGAATGGATATTCACTTCCTCATTCAACCATGGTAAAATCTTCAAATGTGGTCAAAAGTGTTGCCTCGGTGGCAGAAAATGGTACTGTTGACCAAGGTGGGGTACAGACAACTCGTTCTGTTAGTTCTGCATCTCCTGCTGTCACTAGTTCATTCAGTAAAAGTGTTTCCTTTAACACTCAAAAGCTCTGTATTGGTGACCAGAGTCCTGTCTATGTCACACGGTTCCGGGAACTGGAACGGCAAACTGGTGCCAGGTTGCTACTGCCCATCGGTGTTAATGATACTGTTATCCCTGTTTTCGACGATGAGCCCACTAGTGTTATTGCATATACCCTTGTCTCTCCTAATTATCATTTGCAGATTGCTGAACCTGAGAGATCAAAAGAAGCTCTTGATTCTGCAATCTCGTTACCGTTTTTTGATTCAGCGAATCTTCTCTCACTGAATTCTTTTGATGAGGCAGTATCTGAGAACTACAGAGGTCTTGGTTCTTCTGATGACATCATATCCATGTCACATTCACGGAGTTCTGATTCTCTAATGTCAAAGGATACACATGCTAGAGTATCCTTTACAGATGAGGGGCCCCTCGGTAAGGTGAAGTATACAGTGACTTGCTACTACGCGTCCCAGTTTGAGGCATTAAGGAAAGCATGTTGCCCTTCTGAATTAGATTTTGTTCGGTCTCTTAGCCGCTGTAAGAAGTGGGGTGCCCAGGGTGGAAAGAGCAACGTTTTCTTTGCTAAAACCTTGGATGATCGGTTTATCATAAAACAAGTCACAAAGACAGAGCTGGAATCATTTATCAAGTTTGCACCAGCTTATTTCAAGTATTTGTCTGATTCAATCAGTACTAGAAGCCCAACTTGCTTAGCAAAGATCCTGGGTATTTATCAG GTGTCAACAAAGCTCGGTAAAGCAGGGAAAGAGACGAAGATGGATGTCTTAGTAATGGAAAATCTATTATTTAGACGCAATGTCTCACGGCTCTATGACCTGAAAGGATCTTCTCGATCACGTTATAATGCAGATACAAGCGGGAGCAATAAAGTGCTACTGGACCAGAACCTGATTGAAGCAATGCCAACGTCTCCAATTTTTGTGGGGAACAGGGCAAAGCGGCTATTGGAAAGAGCTGTCTGGAATGATACTGCATTCCTTGCT TCGGTCGATGTGATGGACTACTCATTACTGGTTGGAGTAGATGAGGAAAAGCACGAGCTAGCTTTGGGGATCATTGATTTCATGAGGCAATATACTTGGGACAAGCACCTTGAAACTTGGGTGAAGGCCTCAGGCATTCTCGGAGGACCGAAGAACACATCTCCAACCGTGATTTCACCCCAGCAGTATAAGAAACGTTTCAGGAAAGCTATGGCTACTTATTTTCTTATGTTGCCTGATCAGTGGACTCCTCAGATAATTGTCCAAAGTGGGTCGCAATCTGAACATTTTGAAGAAAATTCCCAAGCTCAATCTGAAGTCTTTTAA
- the LOC101298168 gene encoding uncharacterized protein LOC101298168, with translation MRSKKGSSVDSQSHIEIVNIEDDYPFFSTPISRIDKDEAISAEGKSTPAVNFIDLCYDDVDDEDDDCRPANELFGIQNCGHSYCKDCINNYVASKLQENITIIKCPVPDCKGSLDLEYCRPILPPEVYDKWGNALCEAVIVGSQRFYCPFKDCSALLIDDEPEDVVRESECPNCYRMFCAQCKVPWHAGIGCREIQQLNEYEREKEDIMLMNIAKKKKWRRCPNCEASIKSAEGVFLEPLPLMMDEILDHFFSSSSWTDVDVKERSCLDCYENPPTNEMLLSSIGVGIIEDDSNNSATNLSNSNQSMESMAAQSANSSVAHEFESDAQDNGNNCSANFSNDQMGLHYDMDGNMVRSTSVSCLEPQNVRCNCCEQSVFQRLNGDFENPSPISQLWPLQAYEGVSSSLCPPGMGQQKLCSYSSNDIYELSDLVTTEKVKQEMGNYPLPTFASGPQIPMAMTGLQSFPQTTSTSPSAECIGPRKPRIRARRGQATDPHSIAERLRREKIADRMKNLQELVPKSNKARSTFTDKASMLDEIIEYVKFLQQQVKGGPCKCGTRYIIWWFHSHNLIEWDLHICKCDSCYTALTWCLIHLQVLSARRLGATGAKGTNGMSDFPSLGHDISFNEIAFEQVLKLMETDVTKAMQYLQSKGLCMMSIALANAILTEKESSPPPDSAENSKNSGFTDDGFVHNPSSSSSSNSTTLPGTDQAAANP, from the exons ATGAGAAGCAAGAAAGGATCCTCAGTCGATTCTCAGTCTCATATTGAGATCGTGAACATTGAAGATGACTACCCCTTCTTCTCCACACCCATTTCTCGTATAGACAAAGACGAAGCAATCTCAGCTGAGGGCAAATCCACTCCTGCAGTCAACTTCATCGACCTTTGTTATGACGACGTCGACGATGAAGATGACGATTGTAGG CCTGCCAACGAGTTATTTGGCATCCAAAATTGCGGCCATTCTTATTGTAAGGACTGCATAAACAATTACGTGGCATCCAAGCTTCAAGAAAACATTACAATCATCAAGTGCCCTGTCCCTGATTGCAAAGGGTCACTAGACCTTGAGTATTGTCGTCCAATTCTTCCACCTGAGGTGTATGATAAGTGGGGAAATGCTTTATGTGAGGCTGTGATTGTTGGGTCTCAAAGGTTTTACTGTCCCTTTAAGGATTGCTCGGCACTGTTGATTGATGATGAGCCTGAGGATGTTGTAAGGGAATCTGAGTGCCCTAATTGTTATAGAATGTTCTGTGCGCAATGTAAAGTTCCATGGCATGCCGGGATTGGCTGCAGGGAGATCCAGCAATTGAATGAGTATGAGAGGGAGAAGGAAGATATCATGCTCATGAACATTGCAAAGAAGAAGAAATGGAGAAGATGTCCAAACT GTGAAGCCAGCATAAAATCAGCTGAGGGAGTCTTTTTAGAACCTTTGCCGTTGATGATGGACGAGATTCTTGATCATTTTTTCAGTTCCTCATCATGGACAGATGTGGATGTGAAGGAAAGATCGTGTTTGGACTGTTACGAAAATCCACCAACAAACGAAATGCTTCTCAGTTCAATTGGAGTAGGTATAATTGAAGATGACAGCAATAACTCTGCTACAAATCTGAGCAACTCAAACCAAAGCATGGAGAGCATGGCTGCACAGTCTGCTAATTCATCTGTTGCTCATGAGTTTGAGTCAGATGCACAAGACAATGGTAACAACTGCTCGGCCAACTTTTCAAATGATCAAATGGGGCTGCACTATGATATGGATGGTAACATGGTGAGATCAACATCTGTTTCGTGCCTAGAGCCACAAAATGTGAGATGCAATTGCTGTGAACAGTCTGTCTTTCAGAGACTAAATGGAGATTTTGAAAACCCTTCTCCAATTTCTCAGCTGTGGCCTCTTCAAGCTTATGAGGGTGTCTCTTCTTCTCTTTGTCCTCCTGGTATGGGACAACAGAAGCTGTGCAGTTACAGCAGTAATGATATTTATGAGTTGTCTGATTTAGTCACCACAGAG AAGGTAAAGCAGGAAATGGGAAACTATCCTTTGCCCACTTTTGCTTCTGGGCCTCAGATTCCAATGGCAATGACTGGATTGCAGTCTTTCCCACAG ACTACATCAACTAGCCCATCTGCTGAATGTATTGGACCTAGAAAGCCTCGTATAAGGGCACGTCGAGGCCAGGCAACTGATCCACACAGTATTGCTGAAAGG CTTCGGAGAGAGAAAATAGCTGACAGAATGAAGAATCTGCAAGAACTTGTACCAAAGTCTAACAAGGCACGCTCTACTTTC ACTGACAAGGCATCTATGCTTGATGAAATCATCGAGTATGTCAAGTTTCTTCAGCAACAAGTCAAG GGTGGTCCTTGTAAGTGTGGAACTCGCTATATAATATGGTGGTTTCATTCTCATAATCTCATTGAATGGGATTTGCACATATGTAAATGTGATTCCTGTTACACCGCTTTAACTTGGTGCTTAATACATTTGCAGGTTCTAAGCGCACGCAGATTGGGAGCTACAGGGGCTAAG GGGACCAATGGGATGTCAGATTTTCCGTCACTTGGTCATGACATTTCTTTCAATGAAATTGCTTTTGAACAAGTATTGAAGCTGATGGAAACTGATGTGACAAAGGCAATGCAGTACCTTCAAAGCAAAGGTCTCTGCATGATGTCCATCGCTCTTGCCAATGCCATACTGACCGAAAAGGAATCTTCACCGCCTCCTGATTCTGCCGAGAATTCAAAGAACTCCGGCTTCACTGATGATGGCTTTGTTCACAACCCCAGCAGCAGCAGTAGCAGTAACAGCACCACCTTGCCTGGCACCGATCAAGCGGCTGCGAATCCATGA